A section of the Desulfatiglans sp. genome encodes:
- a CDS encoding hydrogenase translates to MVKLIGPLIHILLALVISPFLMGIINRTKAKFAGRKGQPLLQPYYDIIKLLRKGSVYSSTSTWVFRLGPVAGLSAMIIAILIIPSGGINSLLSFPCDFILLAYILGVARFLTVTAALDTGSAFEGMGASREMQFAILAEVVMFMGIAVMAVGTGKISLSTIYYTLWDSNFTHIAPAVFLVALSFLIVLLTENARIPVDDPNTHLELTMIHEVMVLDHGGVDLALIQYGSCLKLWLFSSLLAGMAIPLRTGIMIADMGINTAGILAISVLTGIIESGMARLKLLHIPQMLLAAFSVTAAAFLWVLR, encoded by the coding sequence ATGGTGAAACTTATTGGACCTCTCATTCACATATTGCTTGCCCTTGTCATATCGCCTTTTCTTATGGGCATAATTAACCGCACAAAGGCCAAATTTGCCGGAAGAAAGGGGCAGCCCCTTTTACAGCCATATTATGACATCATAAAACTATTAAGGAAGGGCTCGGTTTACAGCTCCACCTCTACATGGGTATTCAGGCTTGGCCCTGTGGCCGGCCTTTCTGCCATGATTATTGCCATCCTGATTATCCCATCAGGCGGGATAAACAGCCTGCTCTCATTTCCATGCGATTTTATCCTCCTTGCATACATACTCGGCGTGGCACGGTTTCTTACAGTGACAGCCGCCCTTGATACAGGCTCTGCCTTTGAAGGTATGGGGGCAAGCCGTGAAATGCAGTTTGCCATCCTTGCCGAGGTGGTGATGTTTATGGGGATTGCTGTTATGGCTGTTGGGACAGGCAAGATAAGCCTTTCAACCATCTATTACACACTGTGGGACAGCAATTTTACCCATATAGCGCCAGCAGTTTTTCTTGTGGCCTTATCATTTTTGATTGTGCTCCTGACCGAGAATGCAAGGATTCCTGTGGATGACCCGAATACACACCTTGAACTTACCATGATACATGAGGTAATGGTGCTTGACCATGGCGGGGTTGACCTTGCCCTCATACAGTATGGGTCATGCCTTAAGCTATGGCTCTTTTCATCACTCCTTGCTGGTATGGCAATCCCTTTAAGGACAGGCATTATGATAGCTGATATGGGGATAAATACAGCCGGGATTTTAGCGATATCTGTATTAACAGGTATTATCGAGTCAGGCATGGCAAGACTGAAACTGCTGCACATCCCCCAGATGCTTCTTGCTGCCTTCTCTGTTACAGCAGCCGCATTTTTATGGGTCTTGAGGTGA
- a CDS encoding hydrogenase yields the protein MTTWIDIFLLFLVLTDFRLLASSRLGAIIQTTVFQAVSLSACMLLMAVRPVSIYIIALSIVTFTVKGIILPWLLRRAMREADVQREVRPIIGYSASVLTGVVLLGLSFIIFMPVKETVSGSAFLMPGALFTTLTGLMMIISRKNALTQVAGYLVMENGIYAFGVILAVEEPLLVEMGVLLDVFVAVFVMGITVYQISREFDHIDTDRLSELKD from the coding sequence ATGACAACATGGATTGATATATTTTTACTCTTCCTTGTGCTTACTGATTTCCGCCTCCTTGCGTCAAGCCGTCTGGGAGCAATAATCCAGACCACTGTATTTCAGGCTGTCTCATTAAGCGCATGCATGCTTTTAATGGCAGTAAGGCCTGTCTCTATCTATATTATAGCGCTTTCTATTGTCACCTTTACTGTAAAGGGCATTATCCTGCCCTGGCTTTTAAGAAGGGCAATGAGAGAGGCTGATGTCCAGAGGGAGGTAAGGCCGATAATAGGGTACAGCGCCTCTGTGCTTACAGGGGTTGTTTTGCTGGGCCTGAGCTTTATTATTTTTATGCCAGTGAAAGAGACTGTATCAGGGTCTGCCTTTCTTATGCCAGGGGCGCTTTTTACCACCCTGACCGGTCTTATGATGATTATTTCAAGAAAAAATGCACTCACTCAGGTTGCAGGATATCTTGTGATGGAAAATGGTATCTATGCCTTTGGTGTAATACTCGCTGTAGAGGAGCCGCTGCTTGTGGAGATGGGTGTACTGCTGGATGTCTTTGTGGCGGTATTTGTCATGGGCATTACCGTGTACCAGATATCAAGGGAGTTTGACCATATTGATACAGACAGACTCTCAGAACTCAAGGATTGA